In Phaseolus vulgaris cultivar G19833 chromosome 10, P. vulgaris v2.0, whole genome shotgun sequence, a single genomic region encodes these proteins:
- the LOC137819130 gene encoding glyoxylate/hydroxypyruvate reductase HPR3-like: MILHCTWWICGIKVKTQPLFFSRNLSPIIISGVESSMAMGDKHNHKDNKELQPLLVFGPPTIFPIFEAQNSHTYRFLKAFSSQFPLHQFLTEQKVDPSSIQVILCNPIQKIPADVIRLLPSLRIIVTSSAGTDHIDLVECSRHNIQVVSAAADHAGDVAEMAVGLLLDVMGKISAADRYVRKWGPSMPLNLSFGSKLKGKRVGIVGLGKIGTAVAKRLEAFDCRIMYNSRNQKPLVSYPFYSNVVELAGNSDVLVLCCPLNEQTRHITNREVMLALGKDGFIVNVGRGALIDEKELVQCLMEGEIGGAGLDVFENEPIVPNELFALDNVVLSPHASSFTSDGFTETCKLAAEALQVFFSIEAIDGCH, encoded by the exons ATGATTCTCCACTGCACATGGTGGATTTGTGGCATCAAAGTCAAAACTCAACCACTCTTCTTCTCTCGCAACCTTTCTCCGATTATCATTTCTG GAGTTGAATCATCTATGGCAATGGGAGACAAGCACAACCACAAAGATAATAAGGAGCTTCAACCACTCCTTGTGTTTGGTCCTCCAACAATCTTCCCAATTTTTGAAGCTCAAAACTCTCACACCTACCGTTTCCTCAAAGCTTTCTCCTCACAATTCCCTCTCCACCAATTCCTTACTGAGCAAAAGGTTGACCCGTCATCTATTCAAGTCATATTGTGCAACCCTATACAGAAGATCCCAGCAGATGTCATCCGCCTCCTCCCATCACTCCGTATTATTGTCACCAGCAGCGCTGGAACAGACCACATAGACTTGGTTGAGTGCAGCCGTCATAATATTCAGGTTGTCTCTGCTGCTGCAGATCATGCCGGGGATGTTGCTGAAATGGCTGTGGGGTTGTTGCTTGATGTAATGGGCAAAATTTCTGCCGCTGATCGATATGTTCGGAAATGGGGTCCTTCTATGCCCTTGAATCTTTCTTTTGGTTCCAAG CTAAAAGGCAAGCGAGTAGGGATTGTTGGATTGGGAAAAATTGGCACAGCAGTTGCTAAAAGACTTGAGGCCTTTGATTGCAGAATTATGTACAATTCAAGAAACCAGAAGCCATTGGTCTCCTACCCCTTTTATTCTAATGTTGTTGAACTTGCTGGTAATAGTGATGTCCTTGTGCTTTGTTGCCCATTAAATGAACAAACAAGGCACATAACCAACAGAGAAGTGATGTTGGCATTGGGGAAAGATGGATTCATTGTCAATGTTGGCCGTGGAGCTCTAATTGATGAAAAGGAATTGGTGCAATGTTTGATGGAAGGGGAGATAGGGGGTGCTGGCTTGGATGTGTTTGAGAACGAGCCTATTGTTCCTAATGAGCTCTTTGCATTGGATAATGTGGTCCTCTCCCCACATGCTTCTTCATTTACTTCAGATGGTTTCACTGAAACATGCAAACTTGCAGCAGAAGCTCTACAAGTTTTCTTTTCAA TTGAAGCAATTGATGGATGCCATTAA